Proteins from a genomic interval of Desulfovibrio piger:
- a CDS encoding ABC transporter ATP-binding protein — protein sequence MIRLRNVTKTYRMKAGRRLILDNLSVDFVPGVNVGILGRNGAGKSTLMRIIGGAITPDRGTVERTSRVSWPIGFSGCFHGSLTGRENLRFVCRIYKADIRQVTSFVEDFTELEDYLDMPVKTYSSGMAAKLAFGLSMAIGFDFYLIDELTAVGDASFRQKSQRVFLERKSTSTLLVVSHQIATIKQHCDVAGVLDRGKIIFFDQIAEAVKYYDAICKQPSNPRYV from the coding sequence ATGATCCGCCTGCGCAACGTGACCAAAACTTACCGCATGAAAGCCGGGCGCCGTCTGATCCTCGACAACCTGAGCGTGGACTTCGTCCCCGGTGTTAATGTGGGCATCCTGGGGCGCAACGGGGCGGGAAAGTCCACCCTGATGCGCATCATCGGCGGCGCCATCACGCCAGATCGCGGCACCGTGGAGCGTACCAGCCGGGTCTCCTGGCCCATCGGCTTCAGCGGCTGTTTCCACGGCAGCCTCACCGGTCGGGAGAACTTGCGCTTTGTCTGCCGCATCTACAAGGCGGACATCCGGCAGGTGACGTCCTTCGTAGAGGACTTTACCGAACTGGAAGACTACCTGGACATGCCGGTCAAAACCTATTCTTCCGGCATGGCGGCCAAACTGGCCTTTGGGCTCAGCATGGCCATCGGTTTTGACTTTTATCTCATCGACGAACTGACCGCCGTGGGGGACGCTTCCTTCCGCCAAAAAAGCCAACGTGTCTTTTTGGAACGGAAAAGTACCTCCACGTTGCTGGTGGTCTCGCACCAGATAGCCACGATCAAACAGCATTGTGATGTGGCCGGTGTACTGGATCGCGGCAAGATCATCTTCTTCGACCAGATTGCCGAGGCGGTCAAATATTATGACGCCATCTGCAAACAACCCAGTAATCCACGCTATGTCTGA
- a CDS encoding capsule biosynthesis protein gives MLLPTLVVFLYLALFASDIYLAEAKFAIRSQNQQQSLDMLSTFFRTNSSSLSDSYIVQNYIQSMDMIDKVDAKLHIRDHYADRSHDIWYRLTRNATQDEMLRYWSWAVVTTFDPDTSIMTVQAKAFSPQMAQAVCQAILDASEALVNAMNDRARTDAISQAQAEVARAEARIRTAHEAMRQYRERTVILDPQAVASGLYSLVNQLEGEITKTTAELAEASTYMQADSPRVVMLQNRLAVLQKQLQSEKARLASQMQGDKPLSALVSEFQSLTLEEEFAQKQLTSAMASLETARVQAESKSLYVESFQKPMVPDESLYPRPIVFSLVFMLAAAALLGLVSLIVAAIREHAGF, from the coding sequence GTGCTGCTGCCCACACTGGTGGTCTTCCTTTACCTGGCTCTTTTCGCTTCGGACATCTATCTGGCCGAAGCCAAATTCGCCATACGCAGCCAGAACCAGCAGCAGTCCCTGGACATGCTGTCCACTTTTTTCCGTACCAACTCCTCGTCCCTGAGCGATTCCTACATCGTCCAGAACTACATCCAGTCCATGGACATGATCGACAAAGTGGATGCCAAGCTGCATATACGGGATCACTACGCGGATCGCAGCCATGACATCTGGTATCGCCTGACGCGCAACGCGACCCAGGACGAGATGCTGCGCTACTGGAGCTGGGCCGTGGTGACGACCTTTGACCCGGACACCAGTATCATGACCGTCCAGGCCAAAGCCTTCAGCCCACAGATGGCACAGGCCGTCTGCCAAGCCATCCTTGATGCCAGTGAGGCCCTGGTCAATGCCATGAACGACCGTGCCCGTACCGATGCCATATCCCAGGCGCAGGCAGAGGTCGCCCGTGCCGAGGCCCGTATCCGTACGGCCCACGAGGCCATGCGGCAATACCGGGAGCGTACGGTGATCCTCGATCCGCAGGCTGTGGCCAGCGGCCTGTACAGTCTCGTCAACCAGCTGGAAGGCGAGATCACCAAGACCACAGCGGAACTGGCCGAAGCCTCGACCTATATGCAGGCCGACAGCCCCCGGGTGGTCATGCTCCAGAACCGGCTGGCTGTCCTGCAGAAACAGCTCCAGAGCGAAAAGGCGCGTCTGGCCAGCCAGATGCAAGGCGACAAGCCCCTGAGTGCTCTTGTCAGCGAATTCCAGAGCTTGACTCTGGAAGAAGAATTCGCCCAGAAACAGTTGACCTCTGCCATGGCCTCGCTGGAAACAGCACGCGTCCAGGCCGAGTCCAAATCTCTTTATGTGGAATCGTTCCAGAAGCCCATGGTGCCGGATGAATCCCTCTATCCCCGGCCCATAGTCTTCAGTCTGGTGTTCATGCTGGCAGCTGCGGCGCTGCTTGGTCTTGTCTCTCTTATCGTTGCTGCCATCCGGGAGCATGCGGGGTTCTGA
- a CDS encoding polysaccharide biosynthesis/export family protein, which produces MSKSQQASANSGNGNAVPAAAGVKATGTGMQNMDAMYPQNGKPSGSTVNNAQQAAPYRPPLRQPVPLQAPPAWAQTTYPTPLVEGLLPYGASLFRGNFANTYQEGLQPQYIISPGDRIMLRAWGAFTYDDILVVDQQGNIFVPEVGPISVGGLSNAQLQGTIKNQISSVFTSNVQIYTNLMSSQPVAVFVTGHVLNPGRYAGGQQDSILYYLDRAGGIAPERGSFRHIVIKRGKRVVANIDLYDFLTNGDLPKVQLQDGDVILVRDRGMGIAATGLIRQPAFYEFDPGKVSGASLVKVAWPLPSASHVSVSGTRNGAEYHTYMTMTEFKSFTLHDEDIVEFHADTPGNTIMVGATGAILGNSRFPVVKGTTLRQLLQYIQVDANLASIEAIYLRRQSVAEQQKKTIQDSLIRLEQRALTATSQSVDEANIRIKEAELIQDFVQRASKIEPDGVVVVCRKGQINDLILEEGDIIYVPQKSGVVQVAGEVTMPKAVVYNEHLKLKDYINSAGGYTDRADSGSVLVLKPNGEVGPIASLGVGPGDQIMVLPAYDSKAVQSIKDIVQIIYQLAVSAGVVLVPFWS; this is translated from the coding sequence GTGAGCAAAAGCCAACAGGCATCCGCCAATAGCGGTAATGGTAATGCCGTGCCTGCGGCCGCGGGCGTCAAGGCAACGGGCACCGGCATGCAGAATATGGATGCCATGTATCCCCAGAACGGGAAACCCTCCGGGAGTACAGTGAATAACGCCCAGCAGGCAGCTCCTTACCGGCCCCCGCTGCGCCAGCCTGTGCCTCTGCAGGCCCCCCCTGCCTGGGCCCAGACCACCTATCCGACTCCTCTCGTGGAAGGTCTTCTGCCCTATGGAGCCAGCCTGTTCCGGGGCAACTTTGCCAATACGTACCAGGAAGGCCTGCAACCCCAGTACATCATCTCTCCCGGTGACCGCATCATGCTGCGCGCCTGGGGTGCCTTTACCTATGACGACATCCTTGTCGTCGATCAGCAGGGCAACATCTTCGTGCCCGAAGTTGGTCCCATCAGCGTGGGCGGACTCAGCAACGCCCAGTTGCAGGGCACCATCAAGAACCAGATCTCTTCGGTCTTCACTTCCAACGTCCAGATCTACACCAATCTGATGAGCTCCCAGCCCGTGGCCGTCTTCGTGACGGGCCATGTGCTCAATCCCGGTCGTTATGCCGGTGGGCAGCAGGATTCCATCCTCTACTACCTGGACAGGGCCGGCGGTATCGCTCCCGAACGCGGCAGCTTCCGCCACATCGTGATCAAGCGCGGCAAGCGCGTCGTGGCCAACATCGACCTCTATGACTTCCTGACCAACGGGGATCTTCCCAAGGTTCAGCTCCAGGATGGTGATGTCATCCTCGTGCGTGACAGAGGCATGGGCATCGCCGCCACAGGCCTGATCCGCCAGCCAGCCTTCTACGAATTCGATCCCGGCAAGGTTAGCGGCGCCAGCCTGGTCAAGGTCGCCTGGCCGCTGCCCAGTGCCAGTCACGTCAGCGTGTCCGGGACCCGTAACGGTGCCGAATACCATACCTACATGACCATGACGGAATTCAAATCCTTCACCCTGCATGATGAGGATATCGTGGAATTCCATGCGGACACGCCCGGCAACACCATTATGGTGGGCGCCACGGGTGCCATTCTGGGCAACTCCCGTTTCCCCGTCGTCAAAGGGACGACCCTGCGCCAGCTGCTCCAGTATATCCAGGTGGATGCCAATCTGGCTTCCATCGAAGCCATCTATCTGCGCCGCCAGTCCGTGGCCGAGCAGCAGAAAAAGACCATCCAGGATTCGCTCATCCGTCTGGAGCAGCGGGCTCTCACGGCCACGTCCCAGTCCGTGGACGAGGCCAACATCCGCATCAAGGAAGCGGAACTGATCCAGGACTTTGTGCAGCGGGCCAGCAAGATCGAACCTGACGGCGTGGTCGTGGTCTGCCGCAAGGGACAAATCAATGACCTCATCCTGGAAGAAGGCGACATCATCTACGTCCCGCAGAAGTCCGGTGTGGTCCAGGTCGCCGGCGAAGTGACCATGCCCAAGGCTGTGGTCTACAACGAGCACCTCAAGCTCAAGGATTACATCAACAGTGCCGGCGGCTACACGGACAGAGCCGACTCCGGCAGCGTCCTCGTGCTCAAGCCCAATGGCGAGGTCGGCCCCATCGCCTCACTGGGCGTCGGGCCCGGTGACCAGATCATGGTCCTGCCTGCCTACGACAGCAAGGCCGTGCAATCCATCAAGGATATCGTCCAGATCATCTACCAGCTGGCCGTGTCCGCCGGTGTGGTTCTGGTGCCGTTCTGGTCATGA
- a CDS encoding capsular polysaccharide biosynthesis protein produces the protein MIPRYFGYLFRQVRQRLTPAVRLPRWPLLLLQAPEQDFWAHFSPGMARVPYLERFLGRDVRYIPAWKGRTWLWSRLGQRCCGVLAWGLKQSGKAAEALARSHGLPLLRLEDGFLRSLDLGVKGAPPYALVVDDAGIYYDSTRPSALENLLNSNGWQTPELLAEARSAISAILAHNLSKYNHAPDAPADLIPNRGRPRILILDQTRHDLSVLLGGADAGTFTRMLEAACREHSDADIWVKTHPDVLSGRKQGFFDPHTLPAGVHLLAEDVSPLSLLRQVDEVYCVTSQMGFEALLLGKKVHCFGMPFYAGWGLTHDRQHCPRRTAVRSLEEVVAAAYILYSRYVHPVTGRRCGIMDIIRLLAEQRRRNELNRGFHACLGFRLWKHEQAHAFLASTGGTQAFFTDEGKAVAAAKARQGRVVVWSSKESPTLSALCRQQQVPLLRMEDGFIRSKGLGSDFIRPGSLVLDDLGIYYDPRQPSRLELLIRNGIEDRGLLKQARALREELCRSGITKYNVGSMADLPALPADRTVVLVPGQVEDDASVRTGGSGIHSNLELLQAVRKARPQSFIIYKEHPDVSSGNRKGALQDSDVAGLADAFVRKTAISQLYRRCHEVHTLTSQSGFEALLRGIPVFTYGGPFYAGWGLTTDRLFFPRRRPIASVDVLVAAVLLCYPAYYDWEHRCFTDCAAFLAKLKSRIQPPKV, from the coding sequence ATGATCCCGCGTTACTTCGGTTATCTTTTCCGGCAGGTGCGCCAGAGGCTGACACCGGCAGTCCGGCTGCCGCGTTGGCCTCTGCTGCTCCTGCAGGCACCGGAACAAGATTTCTGGGCGCATTTTTCTCCCGGCATGGCACGTGTCCCCTATCTGGAAAGATTTCTTGGCCGGGATGTTCGCTATATTCCTGCCTGGAAAGGTCGCACATGGTTATGGTCTCGTCTGGGACAGCGCTGTTGCGGCGTTCTGGCCTGGGGGCTCAAACAGAGTGGCAAGGCCGCAGAAGCCCTGGCTCGCAGCCACGGCCTCCCCCTCCTCCGCCTGGAGGACGGCTTCCTGCGTTCCCTCGACCTGGGAGTGAAAGGTGCACCACCGTATGCCCTGGTAGTGGACGATGCAGGCATCTACTACGATTCTACCCGGCCCTCGGCACTGGAGAACCTGCTCAATAGTAACGGCTGGCAAACACCGGAACTACTCGCGGAAGCCCGTAGCGCCATATCTGCCATCCTGGCGCACAATCTGAGCAAGTATAACCATGCTCCGGATGCCCCCGCAGATTTGATCCCCAACAGGGGCCGTCCACGCATTCTGATCCTGGACCAGACGCGCCATGACCTGAGCGTCCTTCTCGGTGGGGCAGATGCCGGTACGTTCACCCGCATGCTGGAAGCAGCCTGCCGTGAACATTCCGATGCGGATATCTGGGTCAAGACCCATCCCGACGTGCTCAGCGGCCGTAAACAGGGCTTCTTCGATCCGCATACTCTGCCCGCCGGCGTACACCTGCTGGCAGAAGATGTGAGCCCTCTCAGCCTGCTGCGCCAGGTGGATGAAGTTTACTGCGTCACCTCGCAGATGGGTTTCGAAGCCCTGCTGCTGGGCAAAAAAGTCCATTGTTTCGGCATGCCTTTCTATGCCGGATGGGGACTGACGCACGACAGGCAGCATTGCCCCCGCCGTACGGCAGTCCGCAGTCTGGAAGAAGTTGTTGCCGCTGCCTATATCCTGTACAGCCGCTACGTCCACCCTGTAACGGGACGTCGCTGTGGCATCATGGACATCATCCGTCTGCTGGCGGAACAGCGCCGCCGCAACGAACTGAACCGGGGATTCCATGCCTGCCTGGGGTTCCGGCTCTGGAAGCACGAACAGGCCCATGCCTTCCTCGCCTCCACAGGAGGGACCCAGGCCTTCTTCACTGATGAAGGAAAAGCCGTGGCCGCAGCCAAGGCCCGACAGGGGCGAGTCGTCGTCTGGTCGTCCAAGGAGAGCCCCACACTGTCTGCCCTCTGCCGACAGCAGCAAGTGCCCCTCCTGCGCATGGAAGACGGCTTCATCCGCTCCAAAGGGCTAGGGTCGGACTTTATCCGTCCGGGTTCCCTGGTACTTGACGATCTGGGGATCTATTATGACCCGCGCCAGCCCAGCCGCCTGGAGCTGCTGATCCGCAACGGCATCGAAGACCGCGGCCTTCTGAAGCAGGCACGCGCCCTGCGGGAAGAATTGTGCCGCAGCGGCATCACCAAATATAACGTCGGTTCGATGGCAGACCTGCCCGCTCTGCCAGCCGACAGGACCGTCGTCCTCGTGCCCGGTCAGGTCGAAGACGACGCTTCCGTACGTACGGGAGGCTCCGGTATCCACTCCAATCTGGAGCTCCTGCAGGCCGTCCGCAAAGCCAGGCCCCAGTCCTTCATCATTTACAAGGAACATCCCGATGTCAGCAGCGGCAACAGGAAAGGAGCCCTGCAGGACAGTGATGTGGCAGGCCTGGCAGATGCCTTCGTGCGCAAGACCGCCATCAGCCAGCTTTACCGGCGCTGCCACGAAGTCCATACCCTGACCTCACAGTCCGGTTTCGAAGCCCTGCTGCGCGGTATCCCGGTCTTCACCTACGGCGGGCCCTTCTATGCGGGCTGGGGGCTGACCACGGACAGGTTGTTCTTCCCAAGACGCAGACCTATTGCCTCCGTGGATGTCCTTGTCGCTGCCGTTCTTCTGTGCTATCCGGCCTATTATGACTGGGAACATCGTTGTTTCACTGACTGTGCGGCGTTCCTTGCAAAGCTGAAATCACGGATCCAACCACCCAAGGTGTGA